One window of the Candidatus Jettenia sp. genome contains the following:
- a CDS encoding SBBP repeat-containing protein, protein MKRSVKFFGLSVVLLFALSLTGGHVSGEDTARKLTQEEFTRKTQRLQLPFIINEGQTDTRISFYAHTFGGTVFVTKTGEIIYSLPQSGGREDDGMKRIERASYPARYINHYARCRLPEYQNTLHSVSPVLMSVDTSLQNTSCKKGLILKEELVDGRIMGIRGEDESETKVSYFKGNDPSKWRSGIATYGEVNLGEVYEGIELRLKAYGDNVEKLFCVKPGADPRQIQVRLSGVKLPNPPNPPLEKGGFTVPSSQREYKGHSPLLQEVDQGNFPPFLKGDQGGLYINDHGELEVETELGKVSFTKPVAFQEIGGKMVDVAVEYSVQETEARSQHKEEKTSQLTTPDPSTSHLVYGFTVASYDTSKDLIIDPLLASTFLGGSGSDYGYSLAIDTGGNVYVTGYTLDATTDLPTTGSTYDTSHNGGFDAFVSKFNSGLTSLLASTFLGGASDDYGYSLAIDMEGDIYVTGYTFDATTDLPITPGAYDPSHNGFSDVFVSKFNSGLTSLLASTFLGGASDDYGYSLAIDTEGNVYVTGRTNDAATDLPTTSGAYDPSHNGFSDVFVSKFNSGLTSLLASTFLGGAGTDYGSSLAIDTVGKVYVAGYTHDAATDLPTTSGAYDTSHNGGYDAFVSKFNSGLTSLLASTFLGGATTDYGNSLAIDTEGNVYVIGDTSDATTYLPTTSGAYDPSHNGGFDAFVSKFNSGLTNLLASTFLGGATTDYGNSLAIDTEGNVYVTGSTANAATDLPTTGGAYDTSHNGGYDTFVSKFNSGLTNLLASTFLGGATTDYGNSLTIDTGETSM, encoded by the coding sequence ATGAAAAGGAGCGTGAAGTTTTTTGGATTGTCTGTAGTTCTTTTATTTGCACTGTCTTTAACGGGAGGCCATGTATCCGGGGAAGATACAGCAAGGAAATTGACTCAGGAGGAATTTACCCGAAAGACACAAAGGCTTCAGTTGCCTTTTATCATCAATGAAGGACAGACAGATACAAGGATAAGTTTCTATGCACATACCTTCGGTGGGACGGTGTTTGTGACGAAAACCGGTGAAATCATCTATTCATTACCTCAGTCAGGGGGGAGAGAAGATGATGGCATGAAAAGAATAGAGAGAGCATCCTATCCTGCAAGGTACATCAATCACTATGCACGCTGCCGGTTACCTGAGTATCAGAATACCCTGCATTCTGTATCACCTGTGCTCATGTCTGTCGATACCAGTCTCCAAAATACGTCTTGTAAAAAAGGACTGATATTGAAAGAGGAGCTTGTTGATGGGAGGATTATGGGGATAAGAGGAGAAGACGAGTCGGAGACAAAGGTGAGTTATTTTAAGGGCAATGATCCATCGAAGTGGAGGAGCGGTATTGCGACCTATGGAGAGGTAAACCTCGGAGAGGTATACGAGGGGATAGAGCTAAGACTGAAGGCGTATGGGGATAATGTGGAGAAGCTCTTTTGTGTGAAACCAGGTGCTGATCCGAGGCAGATTCAGGTAAGGTTGAGTGGGGTGAAACTTCCTAATCCCCCCAACCCCCCTTTAGAAAAGGGGGGCTTCACTGTTCCTTCTTCACAAAGGGAGTACAAAGGACATTCTCCTCTTTTACAAGAGGTGGATCAAGGGAATTTTCCCCCTTTTCTAAAGGGGGATCAAGGGGGGTTATACATTAACGACCACGGAGAGCTTGAGGTAGAGACAGAGTTAGGGAAGGTGTCATTTACCAAACCGGTAGCCTTTCAGGAGATTGGTGGGAAGATGGTTGATGTGGCAGTGGAATATAGTGTTCAGGAGACAGAAGCCAGGAGTCAGCATAAAGAAGAAAAAACCTCTCAACTTACAACTCCTGACCCTTCAACGTCTCACCTCGTTTATGGCTTTACGGTAGCATCATACGATACATCAAAGGACCTCATCATCGACCCCCTCCTGGCATCCACGTTTCTTGGTGGATCTGGTAGTGATTATGGTTATTCCCTTGCCATAGATACGGGGGGAAATGTCTATGTGACAGGATATACCCTTGATGCAACAACAGACCTCCCTACTACGGGTAGCACTTATGATACCTCTCACAATGGTGGGTTTGATGCCTTTGTATCGAAATTCAACAGTGGCCTGACCAGTCTTCTGGCATCTACTTTTCTGGGTGGGGCTAGTGATGATTATGGTTATTCCCTTGCCATAGACATGGAGGGAGATATCTATGTGACAGGATATACCTTTGATGCAACAACCGACCTCCCTATTACTCCTGGCGCTTATGATCCCTCTCACAATGGTTTCTCTGATGTCTTTGTATCGAAATTCAACAGTGGCCTGACCAGTCTTCTGGCATCCACGTTTCTGGGTGGGGCTAGTGATGATTATGGTTATTCCCTTGCCATAGATACGGAGGGAAACGTCTATGTGACAGGACGTACCAATGACGCAGCGACAGACCTCCCCACTACGAGTGGCGCTTACGATCCCTCTCACAATGGTTTCTCTGATGTCTTTGTATCGAAATTCAACAGTGGTCTGACCAGCCTTCTGGCATCTACTTTTCTGGGTGGAGCTGGTACTGATTATGGTAGTTCTCTTGCCATAGATACGGTGGGCAAAGTCTATGTGGCGGGATATACCCATGACGCAGCGACAGACCTCCCTACTACGAGTGGCGCTTATGATACCTCTCACAATGGTGGATATGATGCCTTTGTATCGAAATTCAACAGTGGTCTGACCAGCCTTCTGGCATCTACTTTTCTGGGTGGGGCTACTACTGATTATGGTAATTCCCTTGCCATAGATACGGAGGGAAACGTCTATGTGATAGGGGATACCTCTGATGCAACAACCTACCTCCCTACTACGAGTGGCGCTTATGATCCCTCTCACAATGGTGGGTTTGATGCCTTTGTATCGAAATTCAACAGTGGTCTGACCAACCTTCTGGCATCTACTTTTCTGGGTGGGGCTACTACTGATTATGGTAATTCCCTTGCCATAGATACGGAGGGAAACGTCTATGTGACAGGGAGTACCGCTAATGCAGCGACAGACCTCCCTACTACGGGTGGCGCTTATGATACCTCTCACAATGGTGGATATGATACCTTTGTATCGAAATTCAACAGTGGTCTGACCAACCTTCTGGCATCTACTTTTCTGGGTGGGGCTACTACTGATTATGGTAATTCCCTTACCATAGATACGGGGGAAACGTCTATGTGA